The Edaphobacter sp. 12200R-103 genome contains a region encoding:
- a CDS encoding DUF692 domain-containing protein: protein MPANRFNGFSDYGVGIGLRVPHYRHILEKKPVVDWFEIISENYMVDAGRPLTVLDSILEQYRVVQHGVSMYFGSAEPPSREHLRRLKSLVRRTKTPWLSDHLCWGSVDGTYTHDLLPMPYTFEAVKVTAEKIRQIQDFLEVPIAVENVSSYAEFHVSQMTEWEFLNEVVEQADCGILLDVNNIYVSSQNHNFDPFTYVNSVPAERVAQIHIAGHSKFEKYILDTHDHPVLDPVWALYARAIERCGPTATLLEWDDSIPSFEEVHAEALKANRYLNPQEKPALAVTA, encoded by the coding sequence ATGCCGGCAAATCGATTTAACGGATTCAGCGACTACGGAGTGGGTATCGGACTGCGCGTTCCGCACTACCGCCACATTCTGGAAAAGAAGCCGGTCGTCGACTGGTTCGAGATCATCTCAGAGAATTACATGGTCGACGCCGGGCGCCCGCTGACGGTTCTCGACAGCATCCTGGAGCAGTACCGCGTTGTGCAGCATGGGGTCTCGATGTACTTCGGTTCCGCGGAACCCCCGTCACGCGAGCATCTGCGACGGCTGAAGTCGCTGGTCCGCCGCACCAAAACGCCGTGGCTGTCCGATCACCTGTGCTGGGGGTCAGTCGATGGAACCTACACCCACGATCTGCTGCCCATGCCGTACACGTTTGAGGCCGTTAAGGTCACGGCTGAGAAGATTCGCCAGATACAGGACTTTCTGGAAGTTCCGATTGCTGTCGAGAACGTCTCCAGCTATGCGGAGTTTCACGTCTCGCAGATGACGGAGTGGGAGTTTCTCAACGAAGTCGTTGAGCAGGCCGACTGTGGCATTCTTCTGGACGTCAACAATATCTACGTCTCTTCACAGAACCACAACTTCGATCCGTTCACGTATGTGAACAGCGTGCCCGCCGAGCGTGTCGCGCAGATCCATATTGCAGGCCACTCGAAGTTCGAAAAGTACATCCTCGATACACACGATCACCCGGTCCTCGATCCGGTCTGGGCGTTGTACGCACGGGCCATCGAACGCTGCGGGCCAACGGCGACGCTGCTGGAATGGGACGACTCCATTCCCTCATTTGAGGAAGTTCATGCAGAGGCCCTGAAGGCCAATCGCTATCTGAATCCTCAGGAAAAGCCCGCGTTGGCGGTAACAGCATGA